Proteins encoded in a region of the Neoarius graeffei isolate fNeoGra1 chromosome 3, fNeoGra1.pri, whole genome shotgun sequence genome:
- the lrrtm1 gene encoding leucine-rich repeat transmembrane neuronal protein 1 encodes MLMDFLLIGLYLKWTLRKPPGLLLCSLGILLKMVPLVGGTCPRLCRCDSKLLYCEGLNLTDIPHNLSSATGLSLRENNISELREGHFVGLSQLTWLYLDHNNIEYIEESAFERLRRIKELDLSTNRIESLSNGTFRPLPNLRILDLSYNRLQSLEPDLFHGLRKLTNLHLRYNALKFVPVRIFQDCRSMQFLDLGYNQLQSLARNSFAGLFKLTELHLEHNELVKINLAHFPRLISLRTLYMRNNKATIVVSTLDWTWHFLEKIDFSNNEIEYIEPHVFESVPNLKELMLDSNKLTYVDQRILGSWTSLGSITLSGNAWECSRNVCALASWLSSFQGQRDSALQCASPDMAQGEDILDAVYAFQLCEDGVEATTQTYTATRDLARGSIFKGPTRTPYDLQDMEGGEVVTNSFTVTAATDDLESTMQIHKVVTGTMALIFSFLIVVLMLYVSWKCFPAGVRQMRQCFSNQRRKQKQKQTMQQMATMSTPEYYVDYKPNHIEGALVIINEYGSCTCQQQASRECEV; translated from the coding sequence ATGCTAATGGATTTCCTTCTAATTGGTCTGTATTTAAAGTGGACGCTAAGAAAGCCCCCTGGGTTGTTACTGTGCTCTCTGGGCATCCTTTTGAAAATGGTTCCCCTGGTAGGGGGCACCTGTCCAAGACTGTGCCGCTGCGACAGCAAGCTCCTCTACTGTGAGGGGCTCAACTTGACGGACATTCCCCATAACCTGAGCAGCGCCACCGGCTTATCCCTTCGGGAGAACAACATCTCAGAGCTACGTGAGGGGCACTTTGTTGGCCTGTCGCAGCTCACCTGGCTATACTTGGATCATAACAACATCGAATACATAGAGGAGAGTGCTTTCGAGAGGCTGCGGAGGATTAAAGAATTGGACCTGAGCACCAATCGGATAGAGAGCCTGTCTAATGGAACCTTCAGACCCCTACCCAATCTGCGCATCTTGGATTTATCCTACAACAGACTGCAGTCCCTGGAGCCAGACCTTTTCCATGGGCTTAGGAAGCTTACTAATTTGCATTTACGGTACAATGCCCTAAAATTTGTGCCTGTACGTATCTTTCAAGACTGTAGGAGCATGCAGTTTCTGGATTTGGGCTACAACCAGCTGCAGAGCCTGGCCCGAAACTCATTTGCTGGTCTTTTTAAGCTGACGGAGCTGCATCTGGAGCACAATGAGCTGGTGAAAATCAACCTGGCCCACTTTCCCCGCCTCATCTCACTGCGCACACTCTACATGCGTAATAACAAGGCCACCATTGTGGTCAGCACCCTAGACTGGACCTGGCACTTCCTGGAAAAGATTGATTTCTCAAACAATGAGATTGAATACATCGAGCCACATGTCTTTGAGAGTGTGCCCAACCTCAAGGAGCTCATGCTGGACTCTAATAAGTTGACATATGTAGACCAGCGCATTCTGGGCTCCTGGACATCCCTGGGTAGTATCACATTGTCTGGGAATGCATGGGAATGTAGCCGCAATGTCTGTGCCCTGGCCTCTTGGCTGAGCAGCTTCCAGGGCCAACGTGACAGTGCCTTGCAGTGTGCCAGTCCAGACATGGCCCAAGGTGAGGACATCCTGGATGCTGTTTATGCCTTCCAGCTATGTGAAGATGGCGTCGAGGCCACCACTCAGACCTATACAGCTACTAGAGACCTGGCCAGAGGCTCCATTTTTAAAGGTCCCACCAGGACACCGTATGATTTGCAAGACATGGAGGGTGGCGAGGTGGTGACCAATTCCTTCACAGTGACTGCAGCCACCGATGACCTGGAGAGCACCATGCAGATCCACAAGGTAGTGACAGGTACCATGGCACTCATCTTCTCATTCCTGATTGTAGTGCTCATGCTCTATGTGTCTtggaagtgtttcccagctggcgTGAGGCAGATGAGACAGTGCTTCAGCAACCAGCGACGCAAGCAGAAACAAAAGCAGACCATGCAGCAGATGGCCACCATGTCTACTCCCGAATACTATGTTGACTACAAGCCCAACCATATCGAAGGGGCCCTCGTCATCATCAATGAATATGGATCCTGCACTTGCCAGCAACAGGCATCTCGAGAGTGTGAGGTGTGA